The Pirellulales bacterium genome has a segment encoding these proteins:
- a CDS encoding c-type cytochrome: MPAQRTMSNFHENLSHEEADGKIMMPAPTAWPIVLAAGTTLLMLGLATSIAFTFVGGVLFLVALLGWISQLLPGRGHELEELASPAERPTAIAPRVGAVEQLKPGVVGYRFQLPEKVHPVTAGFKGGIVGGAIMPIPAIVWSWLSGHGIWFPVNLLAGMVLPGLDEGSSQQVLEHLQRFLPGPFFIAIVIHVAMSIGIGLIYGVILPTLPPLPGGPLVLGGIVLPALWTAASHSLMGVVNPLLHNYVNWLWFVVSQFIYGVAASLVIMRSEKIPIRPRGPGRDQDAPSPPPGWLGCLALILVGLAGCNDNFPGKPVRANEFAMPSKITDFQELYSQRCAACHGADGTLGAGPPLNDPLFMALVGDEELQDVISHGRKGTLMPAWSQSAGGPLTNRQIASLVEGIKGRKWSGEWTSAAKVVSPNTPPLLAADSPNGSVDRGKKVFATACATCHGESGEGVEDDAGAINNHAFLTLVSDALLRRIIITGRPDLQMPDFADGSGRESDFKPLTAGDVNDLMALLNHWRMTRNGK, translated from the coding sequence ATGCCCGCGCAGCGAACGATGAGCAATTTCCACGAAAACCTATCACACGAGGAGGCCGACGGCAAAATCATGATGCCTGCGCCGACGGCGTGGCCCATCGTGCTGGCCGCAGGAACTACGCTGCTGATGCTCGGCCTGGCTACCAGCATCGCGTTTACGTTCGTCGGTGGAGTGCTGTTTCTTGTCGCGCTGCTTGGATGGATTTCGCAACTCTTGCCTGGCCGCGGCCACGAACTGGAAGAATTGGCGTCCCCAGCCGAGCGGCCCACAGCGATTGCCCCTCGCGTAGGCGCTGTCGAACAACTGAAGCCCGGCGTCGTCGGCTACCGCTTTCAACTCCCAGAAAAAGTACATCCGGTCACGGCTGGCTTCAAAGGGGGCATCGTGGGCGGCGCCATTATGCCGATTCCAGCGATCGTGTGGAGCTGGCTCAGCGGCCACGGCATCTGGTTCCCGGTGAATCTTCTGGCCGGCATGGTGCTTCCGGGGCTTGACGAAGGGTCGTCGCAACAAGTTCTCGAGCATCTCCAGCGATTCTTGCCCGGGCCCTTCTTCATTGCCATTGTGATTCATGTCGCCATGTCCATCGGTATCGGGCTGATTTATGGCGTCATTCTACCGACGTTGCCACCGCTGCCGGGCGGACCACTAGTCTTGGGCGGCATCGTGCTGCCGGCGCTTTGGACGGCTGCCAGCCATTCGCTGATGGGCGTAGTAAATCCGCTACTTCACAACTACGTCAACTGGCTGTGGTTCGTCGTATCTCAGTTTATTTACGGCGTGGCGGCATCGTTGGTAATTATGCGATCAGAAAAAATTCCAATCCGACCTCGTGGGCCGGGTCGCGACCAAGATGCGCCTTCTCCGCCGCCAGGCTGGTTGGGATGTCTCGCGCTGATTCTCGTCGGATTGGCCGGCTGCAACGACAATTTTCCCGGCAAGCCTGTGCGGGCCAACGAATTTGCGATGCCCTCGAAGATTACCGATTTCCAGGAGTTGTATTCACAACGATGTGCCGCGTGCCACGGTGCCGATGGCACGCTCGGGGCCGGACCACCGCTGAACGATCCCTTGTTCATGGCTCTCGTCGGCGATGAAGAATTGCAGGACGTGATCTCTCACGGCCGCAAGGGAACACTCATGCCGGCGTGGTCGCAGTCGGCTGGTGGCCCGTTGACGAACCGTCAAATTGCCTCGCTTGTCGAAGGGATCAAAGGACGTAAGTGGAGCGGCGAATGGACATCGGCGGCAAAGGTTGTTTCGCCGAATACCCCGCCTCTACTTGCCGCAGACAGTCCAAATGGTAGCGTCGATCGCGGTAAGAAGGTATTTGCGACCGCATGCGCTACTTGTCACGGCGAAAGCGGAGAGGGCGTGGAGGACGATGCCGGCGCAATCAACAACCACGCGTTCCTGACGCTCGTCAGCGACGCGCTACTGCGGAGGATTATCATTACCGGCAGGCCTGATTTACAAATGCCCGATTTTGCCGACGGAAGCGGCCGCGAAAGCGATTTCAAACCGCTGACGGCCGGTGATGTGAACGATTTGATGGCGCTGCTGAATCATTGGCGCATGACAAGGAATGGAAAGTGA
- the gnd gene encoding decarboxylating 6-phosphogluconate dehydrogenase: protein MQLGMIGLGRMGANMVRRLMKNGHSCVVYDVNPAAADALGKEGATPAHTMDDFLVRLTKPRAVWLMVPAGVVDKTLANIVPKLERNDIVIDGGNSYYIDDLRRSGELAGKGLRYVDVGTSGGVWGLERGYCMMIGGPKDAVEHLDPIFKTLAPGIGNVPRTPGREKLGGTSELGYLHCGSSGAGHFVKMVHNGIEYGVMAAYAEGLNILQHANVGKRHRDTDAETTPLRNPEHYQYDLNLPDVAEVWRRGSVIASWLLDLTAEALAKDPKLEQFAGRVSDSGEGRWTIQAAIEQGAPAPVLSTALYQRFDSRGEDEFADKVLSAMRFGFGGHLEKKS, encoded by the coding sequence ATGCAACTCGGAATGATTGGACTTGGACGCATGGGCGCGAACATGGTGCGCCGGCTCATGAAAAACGGCCATTCATGTGTCGTTTATGACGTGAATCCAGCCGCAGCCGACGCCCTCGGCAAAGAAGGAGCGACTCCGGCGCACACGATGGACGACTTCCTTGTCAGGCTTACGAAGCCGCGGGCTGTGTGGCTGATGGTACCGGCCGGCGTTGTCGATAAAACACTTGCCAATATCGTGCCGAAACTCGAGCGGAACGACATCGTTATCGACGGCGGCAACTCGTACTATATCGACGATTTGCGCCGCTCTGGTGAATTGGCGGGGAAAGGCCTGCGGTATGTGGACGTTGGTACCAGCGGCGGCGTATGGGGCCTCGAACGCGGCTACTGCATGATGATCGGTGGGCCGAAAGATGCCGTCGAACATCTTGACCCGATTTTCAAAACACTGGCCCCCGGAATCGGCAACGTTCCGCGAACGCCTGGACGCGAAAAGCTCGGTGGTACAAGTGAATTAGGCTATCTGCATTGTGGCTCCAGTGGCGCAGGGCATTTTGTGAAGATGGTCCACAACGGCATCGAATACGGCGTCATGGCTGCGTATGCCGAAGGACTCAACATTTTGCAGCATGCGAACGTCGGCAAGCGCCATCGCGATACCGACGCCGAAACCACGCCGCTGCGGAATCCCGAGCACTATCAATATGACTTAAACTTGCCCGACGTGGCCGAGGTTTGGCGTCGCGGCAGCGTCATCGCTTCGTGGCTGCTCGATTTAACGGCTGAGGCGCTGGCAAAGGATCCGAAGCTGGAGCAGTTTGCCGGTCGCGTTTCCGATTCCGGCGAAGGACGCTGGACGATTCAAGCCGCAATCGAGCAAGGCGCACCGGCGCCGGTGCTCAGTACGGCGCTCTATCAGCGGTTCGACTCGCGCGGCGAAGACGAATTCGCGGACAAAGTTCTTTCTGCGATGCGGTTCGGCTTTGGCGGACATTTGGAGAAAAAGTCGTGA
- the ctaD gene encoding cytochrome c oxidase subunit I — protein MYVLMAIFFLVVAGCEALAIRWQLIKPGNDFLNPDTFNKFFTMHGTTMVFFMGMPILIGIANYVVPLQLGAHDMAFPRVNAFGFWTTLFGGCLAYFSFFVPGGPPAVGWFAYAPLTETTFSPKSGVDFWALGLLVSGVGTIAAGVNFVATILTMRCPGMTLTKLPFFCWTMLWTSLQILVAIPPLTAALIMVEFDRVLGAQFFNPQNGGSAYLWQHLFWFFGHPEVYILILPAFGMITEVVPVFSRKVLFGYEFMAAATMGIVFISMGVWAHHMFAAGMSRTLDMYFAAASLLVSIPTGIKFFNWLATMYGGRLWMASPMLFAVGFLAMFVLGGLTGIMLASAPFDLQVSDSYFVVGHFHWVLIGGTVFGVFAGIHYWFPKVTGRMLSERLAKWQFWLLLIGFILTFGPMHVSGLLGMPRRIFTYQADRPWQLWNQLSSLGAMIQAPSYLLFVINIGWSLRYGRPAGDDPWDAWTLEWATTSPPPSYNFSETPTVRSRRPLWDVKHPDDPDWKYE, from the coding sequence ATGTATGTGCTGATGGCCATATTTTTTCTAGTGGTGGCGGGCTGTGAGGCGCTCGCGATTCGCTGGCAGCTCATCAAGCCGGGCAATGATTTTCTCAATCCCGATACGTTCAATAAGTTTTTTACGATGCATGGCACCACGATGGTCTTCTTCATGGGCATGCCAATTTTGATTGGGATTGCCAACTATGTTGTGCCGTTGCAACTTGGGGCACATGACATGGCTTTTCCCCGCGTCAACGCCTTTGGCTTTTGGACGACACTCTTCGGCGGCTGCCTCGCATATTTCAGCTTTTTTGTGCCGGGTGGGCCGCCAGCGGTCGGTTGGTTCGCGTACGCGCCGCTGACGGAAACGACTTTTTCACCAAAGTCCGGCGTCGATTTTTGGGCACTGGGCCTGCTTGTCAGTGGCGTCGGCACGATTGCGGCCGGCGTGAATTTCGTCGCCACGATTCTTACGATGCGCTGTCCTGGCATGACGTTGACCAAATTGCCCTTCTTTTGCTGGACGATGCTCTGGACATCGCTGCAGATACTCGTCGCCATACCTCCTTTGACGGCGGCGCTCATTATGGTCGAGTTCGACCGCGTGCTTGGCGCTCAATTTTTCAATCCACAAAACGGCGGCTCGGCCTATCTATGGCAGCACTTGTTTTGGTTCTTTGGACATCCTGAGGTCTATATTCTTATCTTGCCGGCGTTTGGAATGATTACCGAAGTCGTGCCCGTGTTTTCGCGAAAAGTTCTGTTCGGTTACGAGTTTATGGCCGCCGCCACCATGGGTATCGTATTCATCAGCATGGGCGTCTGGGCGCATCACATGTTTGCCGCCGGGATGAGCCGCACGCTCGATATGTATTTCGCGGCCGCGAGTTTGCTCGTTTCCATTCCTACCGGGATCAAATTCTTCAACTGGCTCGCGACGATGTATGGCGGCCGATTGTGGATGGCCTCACCCATGCTGTTTGCCGTCGGTTTTTTAGCGATGTTTGTGCTCGGCGGACTTACGGGCATCATGTTGGCCTCAGCGCCGTTCGACCTTCAGGTCAGCGACAGCTATTTTGTCGTCGGACATTTTCATTGGGTACTGATCGGCGGCACCGTGTTCGGCGTGTTTGCGGGAATCCATTATTGGTTTCCCAAAGTCACTGGGCGGATGCTGTCCGAACGATTGGCAAAGTGGCAGTTCTGGTTGCTGCTGATCGGATTTATTCTTACCTTCGGACCAATGCACGTCTCTGGCTTGCTCGGCATGCCGCGGCGGATTTTTACCTACCAAGCGGATCGCCCTTGGCAGCTTTGGAACCAGCTCAGTTCGCTGGGCGCGATGATTCAAGCCCCCAGCTATTTACTGTTCGTCATTAACATCGGCTGGTCTCTGCGATATGGCAGGCCGGCTGGTGACGACCCGTGGGATGCCTGGACGCTTGAATGGGCCACCACTTCACCGCCACCCAGTTACAACTTCTCAGAAACGCCGACGGTCCGCAGCCGTCGGCCTCTCTGGGATGTGAAGCACCCGGACGATCCAGATTGGAAGTATGAATGA
- the zwf gene encoding glucose-6-phosphate dehydrogenase produces the protein MPDPQVIRAQAAAAQVATSATAAAAREPLVMVLFGATGDLAGRKILPALFALWKGNFLPSQMCILGVAIEKYSDDQFREVARQAVREHGRLQADRDEQWAQFASLLSYQSVDFSNAASFEALGKRISTIESQRQLPGNRLFYLAIAPSFFAPVIDQLSGHGLIHHDTPGRPWYRVVIEKPFGHDLSSARALNADIHRFLHEGQIYRIDHYLGKETVLNLMAFRFANAIFEPLLNAQFVDHVQITVAETVGMEGHRGSYYDHAGAMRDVMQNHMLQLLAYAAMNAPGGLKAANVRNEKLRVLSNLVPITNHNVEQCVVRGQYSGGTVQGQRVLAYRDEFGVAKDSNTETYVAARVNVDLWRWADVPFVLRTGKRLPKRLTEIAIRFKDRPLRHAVEMDFEMDGVGAMSSEPNVLVFRIQPDEGISLSFVTKQPGLGFSIQPVRMDFDYEQTFHDGLPEAYERLVLDAIKGVPLLFMSSDEVDAQWEFITPILDAWQNAPPPKFPNYEAGTWGSKEADQLLADRQGGWRKP, from the coding sequence ATGCCCGATCCTCAAGTCATTCGCGCTCAAGCCGCTGCCGCCCAAGTTGCCACCAGCGCCACTGCGGCGGCGGCCCGTGAGCCCTTGGTAATGGTGCTGTTCGGCGCGACGGGCGACCTTGCCGGCCGAAAAATCTTGCCGGCACTGTTCGCGCTTTGGAAGGGCAACTTTCTGCCGTCACAGATGTGCATTTTGGGCGTGGCGATCGAGAAGTATTCCGACGATCAATTTCGCGAAGTCGCTCGTCAAGCAGTGCGCGAGCACGGCCGGCTGCAGGCCGATCGTGACGAGCAATGGGCGCAGTTTGCCTCGCTGCTCTCCTATCAGTCGGTCGATTTTTCGAACGCGGCGAGCTTTGAGGCGTTAGGAAAACGCATTTCCACTATCGAATCGCAGCGTCAATTACCGGGAAATCGGTTGTTCTATTTGGCGATTGCACCGTCGTTTTTCGCTCCAGTGATCGATCAGTTGTCGGGCCACGGCTTGATTCATCACGACACGCCGGGCCGGCCCTGGTATCGCGTGGTGATCGAGAAACCGTTTGGCCACGACTTATCGAGCGCCCGCGCGCTCAATGCCGACATTCATCGATTTCTGCACGAAGGCCAGATCTATCGCATCGATCACTATCTCGGCAAAGAAACGGTGCTTAATCTAATGGCATTTCGATTTGCCAACGCGATATTCGAGCCGCTGCTAAACGCGCAATTCGTCGATCATGTTCAGATTACGGTGGCGGAAACCGTCGGCATGGAAGGACACCGTGGTTCGTACTACGACCATGCCGGCGCGATGCGCGACGTGATGCAAAACCATATGCTGCAACTGCTGGCATATGCCGCAATGAACGCGCCAGGCGGTTTGAAAGCGGCCAATGTTCGCAATGAAAAGCTGCGCGTGCTGAGCAATCTAGTGCCAATCACCAACCACAATGTCGAGCAGTGCGTGGTTCGCGGCCAATATTCCGGCGGCACCGTCCAAGGGCAGCGCGTGCTGGCGTATCGCGACGAATTTGGCGTGGCGAAGGATTCGAACACAGAGACCTATGTAGCCGCTCGCGTGAATGTCGATCTCTGGCGCTGGGCCGATGTGCCGTTCGTACTGCGCACGGGCAAGCGGCTGCCAAAACGGCTGACCGAAATTGCGATTCGCTTCAAAGACCGTCCGCTGCGACATGCGGTGGAAATGGATTTCGAGATGGACGGTGTCGGCGCCATGTCGTCCGAGCCGAATGTGCTGGTGTTTCGAATTCAGCCCGACGAAGGAATCAGTCTGTCGTTTGTCACAAAGCAGCCGGGGCTTGGTTTTTCGATTCAACCAGTGCGGATGGATTTTGATTACGAGCAAACATTCCACGACGGATTGCCGGAAGCCTACGAACGGCTAGTGCTCGACGCAATCAAGGGCGTGCCTCTCTTGTTCATGTCTTCGGACGAGGTCGATGCACAGTGGGAATTTATCACGCCGATCTTAGACGCCTGGCAAAATGCGCCGCCGCCGAAATTTCCCAATTACGAAGCCGGCACATGGGGGTCGAAGGAAGCCGACCAACTGTTGGCCGACCGGCAAGGGGGCTGGCGAAAACCCTAA
- a CDS encoding Rieske 2Fe-2S domain-containing protein yields the protein MLLSGLASAAAATVVAIPGIGYLAAAACRKLKDQVDWVNLGPVDEFPENETRLKTFVNPLGQPWDGITANTGVYVRYLGRQSFEHQFQVFAINCTHLGCPVEWFPQSGLFMCPCHGGVYYANGDHASGPPPRGLYHCEWRVNSANQLEIQAPHLPTLQRTLRADQPVRG from the coding sequence ATGCTGCTCAGCGGCTTGGCAAGCGCTGCCGCCGCGACTGTCGTAGCGATTCCCGGTATTGGTTATTTGGCCGCTGCGGCATGCCGCAAGCTCAAAGATCAAGTCGATTGGGTGAATCTCGGGCCCGTCGATGAGTTTCCCGAAAACGAAACGCGGCTGAAAACCTTTGTCAATCCACTCGGGCAACCGTGGGATGGCATCACGGCGAATACCGGCGTTTATGTTCGCTATCTCGGTCGCCAGAGCTTCGAACATCAATTTCAAGTTTTCGCGATCAATTGCACGCATTTGGGTTGCCCGGTCGAATGGTTTCCACAGTCAGGATTGTTCATGTGCCCTTGCCACGGCGGCGTGTACTACGCGAACGGCGATCACGCCAGCGGCCCGCCGCCGCGTGGGCTATATCACTGCGAGTGGCGCGTGAATTCGGCAAATCAACTTGAAATTCAAGCGCCGCATTTGCCGACGCTGCAACGAACACTTCGCGCAGATCAGCCGGTGAGAGGGTGA
- the glk gene encoding glucokinase, translated as MILAGDIGGTSTRLALVEAKGGKLNVVVQTKYKSREHQGLDEIVTAFIATHQAAGHREKIEHAAFGIAGPVRGKRVHTPNLPWVVDASQLAAKLQVADVHLLNDLEANASGIPVLESSDFVTLNIGQPDPLGNAAIISAGTGLGEAGINFDGKYLHPFACEGGHSDFAPRDAMESELLLYLREKFRDVSHGHVSYERVLSGPGLVNIYEFLIYSGQGKASPEVAAAMKSGDPAAAISIAAARQSCQICVRAMEIFVSFYGAEAGNLALKIMATRAIYIGGGIAPKIIAKLKEPQFMEAFCAKGRMRPLMAAMPIHVLMNEYTALFGAARYAAQLARLVPEWCG; from the coding sequence GTGATCCTGGCAGGCGATATCGGCGGCACCTCAACCCGCTTGGCACTCGTCGAGGCAAAGGGGGGAAAATTGAATGTCGTCGTTCAGACGAAATACAAGAGTCGCGAGCACCAAGGGCTTGACGAAATCGTTACCGCATTCATCGCCACGCATCAAGCCGCTGGGCATCGCGAAAAGATCGAACACGCCGCGTTTGGAATTGCCGGGCCGGTTCGCGGCAAGCGAGTCCACACGCCGAATTTGCCATGGGTGGTCGATGCCTCGCAGCTTGCGGCCAAATTGCAGGTCGCCGACGTCCATCTGCTGAACGATCTGGAGGCCAACGCCAGCGGCATTCCCGTTCTAGAGTCCAGCGACTTCGTCACGTTGAACATCGGCCAGCCCGATCCACTTGGGAATGCCGCAATCATCTCCGCGGGCACTGGTCTGGGCGAAGCGGGAATCAATTTCGATGGCAAATACTTGCACCCGTTTGCCTGCGAAGGAGGACACAGCGATTTCGCCCCGCGCGACGCGATGGAATCCGAGCTATTGCTTTATTTACGCGAAAAATTCCGCGACGTCAGCCACGGCCACGTCAGCTACGAGCGAGTCCTTTCTGGGCCGGGACTGGTGAACATCTACGAATTCCTGATTTACTCCGGCCAGGGCAAAGCATCGCCCGAAGTCGCCGCGGCGATGAAGTCTGGCGATCCCGCCGCGGCGATTTCGATCGCCGCAGCCCGCCAAAGCTGCCAAATTTGCGTCCGCGCGATGGAGATATTCGTTTCATTTTACGGAGCCGAAGCAGGCAATCTCGCGCTAAAGATCATGGCCACCAGAGCCATTTACATCGGCGGCGGCATTGCTCCAAAGATTATCGCCAAGCTGAAAGAGCCGCAGTTTATGGAAGCATTTTGCGCGAAAGGGCGAATGCGACCCTTGATGGCGGCGATGCCGATTCACGTGCTGATGAATGAGTATACCGCGTTGTTCGGAGCCGCCCGATATGCGGCGCAGCTTGCGCGGTTGGTTCCTGAATGGTGTGGTTAA
- the coxB gene encoding cytochrome c oxidase subunit II — protein sequence MPKLILLAAAASQALDVSTLSPASPPAESIRFLFIVVTAAAAFILAIVWGVLFYSLLKFRRPRLLKDGLPTTEPPQVYGSLPIEVAWTVAPGLIVFLLTLVIVRTEFQVHVREQQQPESAKILNVTVIGHQWWWEYVIERDGQRKPGVVTANELHIPASTAEQPRPIYLNLRSADVCHSFWIPRLAGKTDLIPGRNKNEMWFATRETGLYVGQCAEYCGTQHAHMLLRVYVESEAEFQAWLANETKPAVDDPSVRNGKQIFLTESCVKCHTIRGTPAQGAFGPNLTHLAARETFAGCMIPLTRDNLRKWIRDPQEIKVGCLMPAFGLSEQKIDWITDYLMSLK from the coding sequence ATGCCCAAATTGATTTTATTGGCCGCCGCAGCCAGCCAAGCGCTGGATGTATCGACGTTGAGTCCAGCGTCGCCGCCGGCCGAATCGATTCGGTTTCTCTTCATTGTCGTAACGGCCGCCGCGGCATTTATCTTGGCGATCGTTTGGGGCGTACTGTTTTATTCACTGTTGAAATTTCGACGCCCGCGGCTCCTTAAAGACGGTCTGCCCACAACCGAACCACCGCAGGTCTACGGTAGTTTGCCGATCGAAGTCGCCTGGACGGTCGCACCTGGGTTGATCGTGTTTTTGCTAACCCTGGTTATCGTGCGCACCGAGTTTCAGGTACATGTGCGCGAACAACAGCAGCCCGAATCGGCGAAGATCCTGAATGTGACCGTCATTGGTCACCAGTGGTGGTGGGAATACGTGATTGAACGGGACGGTCAGCGGAAGCCTGGCGTGGTAACAGCCAATGAGCTGCACATTCCTGCAAGCACGGCCGAACAGCCGAGGCCGATTTACTTGAACCTGCGATCGGCCGACGTTTGTCACAGCTTTTGGATTCCGCGGCTGGCGGGAAAAACCGATCTGATTCCAGGCCGCAACAAGAACGAGATGTGGTTTGCCACTCGCGAGACTGGACTGTATGTAGGACAATGCGCCGAATATTGTGGCACTCAACATGCCCATATGCTGCTTCGCGTGTACGTCGAGTCGGAAGCTGAGTTTCAAGCGTGGTTGGCCAATGAAACCAAGCCGGCCGTTGATGATCCTTCGGTGCGCAACGGCAAGCAGATATTTCTCACCGAATCGTGTGTGAAATGCCACACGATTCGCGGCACACCCGCGCAGGGTGCTTTCGGCCCCAACCTAACGCATCTTGCCGCGCGTGAAACGTTTGCCGGCTGCATGATCCCACTGACGCGCGACAATTTGCGCAAGTGGATTCGCGATCCGCAGGAAATCAAAGTCGGCTGCCTGATGCCGGCGTTCGGATTAAGCGAACAAAAGATCGATTGGATCACCGACTACTTGATGAGTTTGAAGTAA
- a CDS encoding heme-copper oxidase subunit III → MNIPKSSLENFATAQADGSATLSTPPAACRLLPTHVGMGAFLLSEVAFFSTLITTYIVFLRQTKGSNPSPATVFHLPLVLTATGCLVASSATVHFAARAFRNGNRAGFLGWWGLTIVLGATFIACTAKEWSDLIGRWGLTISRNLFGSTYFTLVGFHATHVTVGLMILSIFWVLALRKRLDNSSHVGVEIVSWYWHFVDSVWIVVFSLVYLIGR, encoded by the coding sequence ATGAACATTCCAAAATCCAGCTTAGAAAACTTTGCAACGGCGCAAGCCGACGGTTCGGCCACTTTATCAACACCGCCTGCCGCTTGCCGCCTACTGCCGACCCATGTCGGGATGGGCGCGTTTTTGCTTTCCGAAGTCGCTTTTTTTAGCACTCTGATCACCACGTATATTGTCTTCTTGCGGCAAACCAAAGGGAGTAATCCCAGCCCGGCGACCGTGTTTCATCTACCACTGGTGCTTACCGCAACGGGCTGTCTGGTGGCTAGCAGCGCTACCGTTCACTTTGCAGCGCGTGCCTTTCGCAACGGCAACCGCGCGGGCTTTTTGGGCTGGTGGGGGCTGACGATTGTTCTTGGGGCAACGTTTATCGCCTGCACCGCCAAGGAGTGGAGCGATTTGATCGGTCGCTGGGGGCTGACCATCAGCCGCAATTTGTTCGGCAGCACCTATTTCACGCTCGTCGGCTTCCATGCCACACACGTAACCGTCGGTCTGATGATACTTTCAATTTTCTGGGTACTGGCGTTGCGAAAAAGATTGGACAACTCCAGCCACGTCGGCGTCGAAATCGTTTCCTGGTATTGGCATTTTGTCGATAGCGTGTGGATCGTCGTATTTTCGCTCGTCTATTTGATTGGGCGATAG
- the pgl gene encoding 6-phosphogluconolactonase produces the protein MHDAQQREIVMVADADALAAEAARRIVVAANSAIAARGRFSMALSGGSTPERTYKLLAQPDWRSRIDWMRTWLFFGDERCVPHNDSRSNYHLARESLLKPAKIAADRVEAVRTDLATPALCAADYELRLKRLFEEPNRQPARLDLILLGLGDDGHTASLFPGKPSLAETKAWVTWSPPGVLPPPVDRVTLTFPVINSAREAMFLVSGARKATIVHEVLKGRSDIEKLPSMGVRPINGKLVWLLDKPAASKLADP, from the coding sequence ATGCATGATGCTCAACAGCGCGAAATCGTGATGGTTGCGGACGCCGATGCGCTCGCCGCGGAAGCGGCGCGGCGAATCGTTGTCGCGGCAAATTCCGCGATCGCGGCTCGCGGCAGGTTCTCCATGGCCCTCTCAGGAGGCTCGACGCCCGAGCGAACGTACAAGTTGCTTGCCCAACCCGATTGGAGGTCGCGCATCGACTGGATGCGCACCTGGTTGTTTTTTGGCGACGAGCGATGCGTGCCGCACAATGATTCGCGGAGCAATTATCATTTAGCGCGTGAATCGCTGCTGAAGCCAGCCAAAATTGCGGCCGACCGCGTCGAGGCTGTTCGCACGGACCTTGCGACGCCAGCTCTGTGTGCAGCCGACTACGAATTGCGGCTCAAAAGGCTTTTCGAAGAGCCCAATCGCCAGCCGGCGCGATTGGACTTAATTTTGCTCGGGCTGGGGGACGACGGTCACACGGCCTCGCTGTTTCCTGGTAAGCCGTCGCTCGCCGAAACGAAAGCCTGGGTCACCTGGAGTCCCCCGGGCGTTCTCCCGCCGCCGGTCGATCGCGTTACGCTAACGTTTCCTGTGATAAACTCAGCCCGTGAAGCGATGTTTTTGGTCAGCGGTGCAAGAAAAGCTACGATTGTCCATGAAGTACTGAAAGGTCGGAGCGACATTGAGAAACTTCCATCCATGGGCGTCCGCCCCATCAACGGAAAACTAGTCTGGCTACTCGACAAGCCCGCCGCCAGCAAGCTTGCCGACCCCTAA